The region TGGACCCGCCGCGACGACGAGATCACGCAGGCTCTGGCCGGGTACGGCCGCCAGGGGGTCCCCGTCTACATCCTCTACGGGCGCGATCGCGGGAGCGCGCCCCGGTTCCTGCCGGAGCTGCTCACTCCCGCGATCGTGCTGTCCGCCCTCGACGAGACCCTCGGTCCCGACGGGGCCGCGGAGTCGGTTTCCTTCACCTCAGAGCATGCAACCGGAGGAACGGAATGAACGGACTCAGGATGTTCGCCGCCGTCGTGATGATCGCCTCGCTCGCCTTCCTGGCGGCTTCCTCGCAGGACGCGCACGCGGCCGCCGTGGTCGGGAAGACCGCTCCCGCGTTCTCGCTCACCGACCTGGACGGAAAGACCGTCAAGCTCGCGGACTTCAAGGGCAAGTTCGTCGTGCTGGAGTGGGTCAACTTCGACTGCCCGTTCGTGCGGAAGCACTATGGCAGCGAGAACATGCAGAAGCTCCAGAAGACCTACACGGGGAAGGACGTGGTGTGGGTCACGATCTGCTCGTCCGCGCCCGGCAAGCAGGGACACCTGACGGCGGAGGAGGCCAAGGAAGCGACGCAGGAGCGCGGGGCTTCGCCCACGAAGTTCCTGCTCGATCCCAAGGGCGTCACGGGCCGCGCGTACGGCGCCAAGACGACGCCGCACATGTACGTGATCGACCCGAAGGGGAAGCTCCTCTACAACGGCGCGATCGACGACACGCCCTCGACCAAGGTCGCGGACATTCCGAATTCGAAGAACTACGTCGTGGCCGCGCTCGACGCGGCACTGGCGGGAAAGCCGGTGGAGACCGCGACCACGAAGCCGTATGGTTGTTCCGTGAAGTACTGAGCCGTTCCCGGAGAAACCCGAGACGAGGAGAGCGCGATGCCGGAAACCGCGACGCAGGAACTCTGGACCGAGGTTGACCAGTACCTGAGCGCGTCCCTCGCGCCCGCCGATCCCGCGCTCGTGGGGGCGCTCGATTCGAGCACCCAGGCAGGACTTCCCGAGATCCAGGTCTCCACGGTGCAGGGGAAGCTCCTCCATATCCTCGCGCGCGTCATGGGGGCGCGGCGCATCCTCGAGATCGGGACGCTGGGCGGGTACAGCACGATCTGGCTCGCCCGGGCGCTCCCGCCCGACGGGAAGCTGATCTCCCTCGAAGCGGACCCGAAGCACGCGGACGTGGCGCGCGCGAACGTCGCGCGCGCCGGGCTGGCGGGCGTCGTCGACATCCCCCTGGGCCGCGCGCTCGAGACGCTCCCGGCCATCGCCTCGGCGAGTGAAGGTCCGTTCGACCTCATCTTCATCGACGCGGACAAGCCCAGCATCCCCGAGTACTTCGCGTGGTCTCTCAAGCTCTCCCGCAAGGGATCGCTCCTCCTGGTCGACAACGTGGTGCGCGACGGAAAGGTGATCGAGGAGAAGAGTGAGGACGAGAACGTGCAGGGCGTACGGCGCTTCTTCGATCTCCTCGCCGCCGAGAAGCGCGTGAGCGCGACCGCGATCCAGACCGTCGGAGCCAAGGGCTACGACGGGCTCGCGATCGCTCTCGTCACCTCCGACCGGTAACTCGAAGCTGGCCCGCGCCGACGAGCCCGCGCCGATCGTGGTCGTCGGCGCGGGCGCGGCCGGCTTCCTGGCCGCGATCTTCGCCGCGCGCGCCGCCTCGGCGGCTGGGCACCGGCACCACCGTATCCTCCTCCTCGAGCGCACGCGCGACGGCGGCCGCAAGATCCTCATGAGCGGCGGCGGGCGTTGCAACGTCCTCCCCTCGGAGCTCGATCCGGCGCGATTCGTCACCGCATCCTCGCCGAACACGATGAAGAAGATCCTCCTCTCCTGGCCCCTCCGCGAGCAGCGCCGGTTCTTCGAGGAGGACCTCGAGATGCCGCTCGCGCTCGAGGAGGAGACGGGAAAGCTCTTTCCGGTCTCGAACCGCGCGAAGGACGTGCGCGACCGGCTGCGTGCGCTGGCGGAGCGAAGCGGCGCCGAGATGCGATTCGAGTGCGCGGTGGAAGGCCTCGAACCTCCGGCCGTCTCTGCCGAGGAGCCGATCACCGCCGGAGGTTCAGGCGCGCGGAACTGGCGCGTGCTCCTCGCCGGCGGATCGTCACTTCCTGCGGCGCGTGTGATCCTCGCAACCGGGGGACTCTCCGTACCCGCGACCGGGAGCGACGGAACGGGGCTCCGCATCGTGCGGAAGCTGGGTCACACGGTGCACGACACCTATCCGGCGCTCACGCCTCTCACCGCGCAGCCGCACCGGCACGCGGCA is a window of Candidatus Eisenbacteria bacterium DNA encoding:
- a CDS encoding thioredoxin family protein — protein: MNGLRMFAAVVMIASLAFLAASSQDAHAAAVVGKTAPAFSLTDLDGKTVKLADFKGKFVVLEWVNFDCPFVRKHYGSENMQKLQKTYTGKDVVWVTICSSAPGKQGHLTAEEAKEATQERGASPTKFLLDPKGVTGRAYGAKTTPHMYVIDPKGKLLYNGAIDDTPSTKVADIPNSKNYVVAALDAALAGKPVETATTKPYGCSVKY
- a CDS encoding O-methyltransferase, whose protein sequence is MPETATQELWTEVDQYLSASLAPADPALVGALDSSTQAGLPEIQVSTVQGKLLHILARVMGARRILEIGTLGGYSTIWLARALPPDGKLISLEADPKHADVARANVARAGLAGVVDIPLGRALETLPAIASASEGPFDLIFIDADKPSIPEYFAWSLKLSRKGSLLLVDNVVRDGKVIEEKSEDENVQGVRRFFDLLAAEKRVSATAIQTVGAKGYDGLAIALVTSDR
- a CDS encoding aminoacetone oxidase family FAD-binding enzyme; amino-acid sequence: MVVGAGAAGFLAAIFAARAASAAGHRHHRILLLERTRDGGRKILMSGGGRCNVLPSELDPARFVTASSPNTMKKILLSWPLREQRRFFEEDLEMPLALEEETGKLFPVSNRAKDVRDRLRALAERSGAEMRFECAVEGLEPPAVSAEEPITAGGSGARNWRVLLAGGSSLPAARVILATGGLSVPATGSDGTGLRIVRKLGHTVHDTYPALTPLTAQPHRHAALSGVSLPVTIEAPTGRRTFLTRGGFLFTHKGYSGPAVLNVSHLAVRARHAGGPRQPIDVSWSPLTAEEWDRTLQKGTGAVVSLLRARMPARLAETLLDEAGVDAAATTSTLRREDRLRLVGLLTRYPLPWTSDEGYSKAEVTGGGVALDEVNARTLESKLCPGLYLCGEILDAFGPIGGYNFAWAWATGRAAGLAAVSSMAEGS